From the bacterium genome, the window CCGAAGCACACTCCGCATTCGCGCCACGGAATGGGCATCGACCACCCAAAACGAGATCCGTCAGCGTCAATCGCCGCGCGGCACGCTGAAACATTGGAAAGCCAGCTTCTCAGCCAACTTTCGTGCATAGTTCAGGTTAGAGCAAGATTGCCTTGATGCACTCGAGGGGCTCCCGGAAATTTCCCTAGAAGCGAGTTTCGGCTTAGCAAGGCGCACGCGCAAGGGAAACGTCGTTGGCACCGCACGGCCCAGGAAGCGGCAACCGGCAGGCAAGCCCTTTCGGACTTGCTCCATCGCGAGCCCGGCGCCAGACTCCCTTTCATGACCTCGAATGCACTCCGCAAGGAACTCTTCCGGCTCTCCGTGGCGGAGCGCCTGGAGCTGGTCGAGGAGCTTTGGGACAGTATTCCCGCAGAGGCCGAGGCCCTCGATCTGACCCGCGAGCAACGCGAGGACCTCGACCAGCGGCTTGCCGAGGCGGATTCTGACCCAGAGGGCGGATCTCCTTGGGAGGCCGCGCGAGAGCGCATCCAGCAACGCCACCGGTGAGGCTCTCCCTTCGGCAGCGAGCGGAACTCGACATCGACGAAGTCTACGCCTGGTATGAGTCCAGGCGCTCGGGGCTCGGCGAGGCCTTTCTCCGCTCCGTCGATGCCAGTTTCGCTCGGATCGGTCGCGAGCCCGAGATCTACCCCGTCCAACACGACCCGGTACGACGAGCGCCCCTTCATCGCTTCCCCTACTCGGTCTTCTATGTGGTCCGCTCGGATCATGTCGATGTACTCGCCGTCTATCACAGCCGACGCCGACCGAGACGCTTCGAGGCCTAGCTCCGAGCACCGTTGCCGGAGGCGGCTAAAGAAAGAGGCGATGCGGGGAGTGCTCAA encodes:
- a CDS encoding addiction module protein — its product is MTSNALRKELFRLSVAERLELVEELWDSIPAEAEALDLTREQREDLDQRLAEADSDPEGGSPWEAARERIQQRHR
- a CDS encoding type II toxin-antitoxin system RelE/ParE family toxin — protein: MRLSLRQRAELDIDEVYAWYESRRSGLGEAFLRSVDASFARIGREPEIYPVQHDPVRRAPLHRFPYSVFYVVRSDHVDVLAVYHSRRRPRRFEA